A window of Pseudomonas mucidolens contains these coding sequences:
- a CDS encoding NAD-glutamate dehydrogenase, whose product MAFFTAASKADFQHQLQAALAQHISEQALPQVALFAEQFFGIISLDELTQRRMSDLAGCTLSAWRLLERFDHTQSQVRVYNPDYERHGWQSTHTAVEVLHHDLPFLVDSVRTELNRRGYSIHTLQTTVLSVRRGKKGELLEVLPKGTVGEGIEQESLMYLEIDRCANTAELNVLSKELEQVLGEVRVAVADFEPMKAKVQDLLVGIDNSQFAIEGDEKAEIKSFLEWLVGNHFTFLGYEEFVVRDEQGGGHIEYDTSSFLGLTKLLRAGLTADDLRIEDYAVNYLQEPTVLSFAKAAHPSRVHRPAYPDYVSIRQIDADGKVIKECRFMGLYTSSVYGESVRVTPYIRRKVAEIERRSGFQAKAHLGKELAQVVEVLPRDDLFQTPVDELFSTVMSIVQIQERNKIRVFLRKDPYGRFCYCLAYVPRDIYSTEVRQKIQQVLMDRLKASDCEFWTFFSESVLARVQLILRVDPKNRLDIDPLLLEKEVVQACRSWQDDYASLVVESFGEAHGTNVLADFPKGFPAGYRERFAAHSAVVDMQHLLNLTEAKPLVMSFYQPLGHVTGQQELHCKLYHADTPLALSDVLPILENLGLRVLGEFPYRLRHANGREFWIHDFAFTAAEGLNLDIQQLNDTLQDAFVHIVNGDAENDAFNRLVLTAGLPWRDVALLRAYARYLKQIRLGFDLGYIAGTLNNHTDIARELTRLFKTRFYLARKLTSDDLEDKQLRLEQAILTALDDVQVLNEDRILRRYLDLIKATLRTNFYQTDANGQNKSYFSFKFNPHAIPELPKPVPKFEIFVYSPRVEGVHLRFGTVARGGLRWSDREEDFRTEVLGLVKAQQVKNSVIVPVGAKGGFLPRRLPLGGSRDEIAAEGIACYRIFISGLLDITDNLKDGALVPPTNVVRHDEDDPYLVVAADKGTATFSDIANGIAIDYGFWLGDAFASGGSAGYDHKKMGITARGAWVGVQRHFRERGINVQEDSITVVGVGDMAGDVFGNGLLMSDKLQLVAAFNHLHIFIDPNPNPATSFVERQRLFDLPRSAWTDYDSSIMSEGGGIFSRSAKSIAISPQMKERFDIQVDKLTPTELLNALLKAPVDLLWNGGIGTYVKASTESHADVGDKANDALRVNGNELRCKVVGEGGNLGMTQLGRVEFGLNGGGSNTDFIDNAGGVDCSDHEVNIKILLNEVVQAGDMTDKQRNQLLASMTDEVGNLVLGNNYKQTQALSLAARRAYERIAEYKRLMSDLESRGKLDRAIEFLPSEDQLGERIAAGKGLTRPELSVLISYSKIDLKEALLNSQVPDDDYLTRDMETAFPPSLVTKFSDAMRRHRLKREIVSTQIANDLVNHMGITFVQRLKESTGMSPANVAGAYVIVRDIFHLPHWFRQIEALDHQVSADVQLALMDELMRLGRRATRWFLRSRRNEQDAGRDVAHFGPHLAALGLKLDELLEGPTREGWQNRYQAYTEAGVPELLARMVAGTTHLYTLLPIIEAADVTGQSAADVAKAYFAVGSALDLPWYLQQISDLPVGNNWQAQAREAFRDDVDWQQRAITIKVLQMADGPDNMEARVALWLEQNMSMVERWRAMMVEIRAAVGTDYAMYAVANRELLDLALSGQSVL is encoded by the coding sequence ATGGCGTTCTTCACCGCAGCCAGCAAGGCCGACTTCCAGCACCAACTGCAAGCGGCACTGGCGCAGCACATCAGTGAACAGGCACTGCCACAAGTGGCGCTGTTCGCCGAGCAATTCTTCGGCATTATTTCCCTGGATGAACTGACCCAGCGTCGAATGTCCGACCTGGCTGGTTGCACCCTGTCTGCCTGGCGCCTGCTTGAGCGCTTTGATCACACCCAGTCGCAAGTGCGGGTCTACAACCCTGATTACGAACGTCACGGCTGGCAGTCGACCCACACCGCGGTCGAAGTGCTGCACCACGACCTACCTTTCCTGGTGGACTCGGTGCGTACCGAGCTGAATCGCCGCGGCTACAGCATCCATACTTTGCAAACCACCGTACTCAGCGTACGCCGTGGCAAGAAGGGCGAGTTGCTGGAAGTCCTGCCCAAGGGCACCGTTGGCGAGGGTATTGAACAAGAATCGCTGATGTACCTGGAGATCGATCGCTGCGCCAACACCGCCGAGCTGAATGTCCTGAGCAAGGAGCTCGAGCAGGTACTGGGTGAAGTGCGCGTCGCCGTGGCTGATTTCGAGCCGATGAAAGCCAAGGTCCAGGACCTGCTGGTGGGGATCGACAACAGCCAGTTCGCCATCGAAGGCGACGAAAAAGCCGAGATCAAGAGTTTCCTGGAATGGCTGGTGGGCAACCACTTCACCTTCCTTGGCTATGAAGAATTTGTGGTACGTGACGAGCAGGGTGGTGGTCATATCGAATATGACACCAGCTCCTTCCTCGGTCTGACCAAACTGTTGCGCGCCGGCCTCACCGCCGATGACCTGCGCATCGAAGACTACGCCGTCAATTACCTGCAAGAACCGACCGTGCTGTCGTTCGCCAAGGCGGCGCACCCAAGCCGCGTGCACCGTCCGGCTTACCCGGACTATGTGTCGATCCGCCAGATCGACGCCGACGGCAAGGTCATCAAGGAATGCCGCTTCATGGGCCTCTACACCTCTTCGGTGTATGGCGAAAGCGTGCGAGTCACCCCGTATATCCGTCGCAAGGTCGCGGAAATCGAGCGCCGTTCGGGCTTCCAGGCCAAAGCGCACCTGGGCAAAGAGCTGGCTCAAGTCGTCGAAGTGCTGCCCCGTGACGACCTGTTCCAGACGCCGGTGGACGAGTTGTTCAGCACCGTGATGTCGATCGTGCAGATCCAGGAACGCAACAAGATCCGCGTGTTCCTGCGCAAAGACCCGTACGGTCGCTTCTGCTACTGCCTGGCCTACGTGCCGCGTGATATCTACTCCACCGAAGTGCGCCAGAAGATCCAACAAGTGCTGATGGATCGCCTGAAAGCATCGGACTGCGAGTTCTGGACCTTCTTCTCCGAATCGGTGCTGGCGCGTGTGCAACTGATTCTGCGGGTGGATCCGAAGAACCGCCTGGATATCGATCCGCTGTTGCTGGAAAAAGAAGTGGTGCAAGCCTGCCGCAGCTGGCAGGACGACTACGCCAGCCTGGTTGTCGAGAGTTTTGGCGAAGCCCATGGCACCAACGTGCTGGCGGACTTCCCGAAAGGTTTCCCCGCCGGTTACCGCGAGCGCTTCGCGGCGCACTCGGCCGTGGTCGATATGCAGCACCTGTTGAACCTGACCGAAGCCAAGCCGCTGGTGATGAGCTTCTATCAGCCGCTGGGGCATGTGACCGGCCAGCAAGAATTGCACTGCAAGCTGTATCACGCTGACACGCCGCTGGCGCTGTCCGACGTCTTGCCGATTCTGGAAAACCTCGGTTTGCGCGTACTGGGGGAATTCCCGTACCGTCTGCGCCACGCCAATGGCCGCGAGTTCTGGATCCATGACTTTGCGTTTACCGCCGCCGAAGGCCTGAACCTCGATATCCAGCAGCTCAACGACACGCTGCAGGACGCGTTTGTGCATATCGTCAATGGCGATGCCGAGAACGATGCGTTCAACCGGCTGGTGCTGACTGCTGGCCTGCCATGGCGCGACGTGGCGCTGTTGCGTGCCTATGCCCGCTACCTCAAGCAGATCCGCCTGGGCTTTGACCTGGGTTACATCGCCGGCACCCTGAACAACCACACCGACATCGCCCGCGAGTTGACCCGGTTGTTCAAGACCCGCTTCTATCTGGCGCGCAAACTCACCAGTGACGATCTGGAAGACAAACAACTGCGCCTGGAACAGGCCATCCTGACCGCGCTGGACGATGTCCAGGTGCTCAACGAAGACCGCATCCTGCGTCGCTATCTGGACCTGATCAAAGCGACCTTGCGCACCAACTTCTACCAGACGGATGCCAACGGTCAGAACAAGTCGTACTTCAGCTTCAAGTTCAACCCGCACGCGATTCCCGAACTGCCCAAGCCGGTGCCGAAGTTCGAGATCTTCGTCTATTCGCCACGGGTCGAAGGCGTGCACCTGCGCTTCGGTACCGTCGCTCGTGGTGGCCTGCGCTGGTCCGACCGTGAAGAAGACTTCCGTACCGAGGTCCTGGGCCTGGTCAAGGCCCAGCAAGTGAAGAACTCGGTGATTGTGCCGGTGGGCGCCAAGGGCGGTTTCTTGCCGCGTCGCCTGCCATTGGGCGGCAGCCGGGACGAGATCGCGGCCGAGGGCATTGCCTGCTACCGCATCTTCATCTCCGGTCTGTTGGACATCACCGACAATCTGAAGGACGGCGCGCTGGTGCCGCCCACCAACGTCGTGCGCCATGACGAGGATGATCCGTACCTGGTGGTTGCGGCAGACAAGGGCACCGCGACCTTCTCCGACATCGCCAACGGCATCGCCATCGACTACGGTTTCTGGCTGGGCGACGCGTTCGCTTCCGGTGGTTCTGCAGGTTACGACCATAAGAAGATGGGCATTACCGCCAGAGGCGCGTGGGTGGGTGTGCAGCGTCACTTCCGTGAGCGCGGCATCAACGTCCAGGAAGACAGCATTACCGTGGTCGGCGTGGGCGACATGGCGGGCGACGTATTCGGCAACGGCTTGTTGATGTCCGACAAGCTGCAGCTGGTCGCGGCCTTCAACCACCTGCACATCTTCATCGATCCGAACCCGAACCCGGCCACCAGCTTCGTCGAGCGTCAGCGCTTGTTCGACCTGCCACGTTCGGCCTGGACCGATTACGACAGCAGCATCATGTCTGAAGGCGGCGGTATCTTCTCGCGTAGCGCGAAGAGCATCGCTATCTCGCCACAAATGAAAGAACGCTTCGACATCCAGGTCGACAAGCTGACCCCGACCGAACTGCTGAATGCCTTGCTCAAGGCGCCGGTGGACCTGTTGTGGAACGGCGGCATCGGTACGTACGTCAAGGCCAGCACCGAAAGCCACGCCGATGTAGGCGACAAGGCCAACGACGCACTGCGCGTCAACGGTAACGAGTTGCGCTGCAAGGTGGTGGGCGAGGGCGGCAACCTCGGCATGACCCAACTGGGTCGTGTGGAGTTCGGCCTCAATGGCGGCGGTTCCAACACTGACTTTATTGACAATGCCGGTGGCGTGGACTGCTCTGACCACGAAGTGAACATCAAGATCCTGCTCAACGAAGTGGTGCAGGCCGGTGACATGACCGACAAGCAACGCAACCAGTTGCTGGCGAGCATGACCGACGAAGTCGGCAACCTGGTGTTGGGCAACAACTACAAGCAGACCCAGGCGTTGTCGTTGGCGGCACGTCGTGCCTATGAGCGCATCGCCGAATACAAACGCCTGATGAGCGACCTGGAAAGCCGTGGCAAGCTGGACCGCGCCATCGAGTTCCTGCCGTCGGAAGACCAGCTCGGTGAGCGCATCGCCGCGGGCAAGGGCCTGACTCGTCCAGAGCTGTCGGTATTGATTTCCTACAGCAAGATCGATCTCAAGGAAGCGTTGCTCAATTCCCAGGTGCCGGATGATGACTACCTGACCCGTGACATGGAGACCGCGTTCCCGCCGAGCCTGGTGACCAAGTTCTCCGACGCCATGCGCCGTCACCGCCTCAAGCGCGAGATCGTCAGCACCCAGATCGCCAACGACCTGGTCAACCACATGGGCATCACCTTCGTTCAGCGACTCAAGGAGTCCACCGGCATGAGCCCGGCGAACGTGGCGGGTGCTTATGTGATCGTGCGTGACATCTTCCACCTCCCGCATTGGTTCCGTCAGATCGAAGCCCTGGACCACCAGGTCTCGGCTGATGTGCAGCTGGCGTTGATGGATGAGCTGATGCGCCTGGGGCGCCGTGCCACGCGCTGGTTCTTGCGTAGCCGTCGCAACGAGCAGGATGCAGGGCGTGATGTTGCGCACTTCGGTCCGCATTTGGCGGCGTTGGGCCTCAAGCTCGACGAACTGCTGGAAGGTCCGACCCGCGAAGGCTGGCAGAACCGTTATCAGGCCTACACCGAGGCGGGTGTACCGGAACTGCTGGCGCGCATGGTTGCCGGCACTACGCACCTGTACACACTGTTGCCGATCATCGAAGCCGCCGACGTTACCGGCCAGAGCGCTGCCGACGTGGCCAAGGCCTACTTCGCGGTGGGCAGCGCCCTGGACTTGCCATGGTACCTGCAGCAGATCAGCGATCTGCCGGTGGGCAACAACTGGCAGGCCCAGGCCCGGGAAGCCTTCCGCGACGATGTGGACTGGCAGCAACGGGCGATCACCATCAAGGTTCTGCAAATGGCCGACGGCCCCGACAACATGGAAGCTCGCGTGGCTCTGTGGCTGGAGCAGAACATGAGCATGGTCGAGCGCTGGCGCGCCATGATGGTGGAAATTCGTGCTGCGGTGGGCACGGACTACGCCATGTACGCGGTGGCCAACCGTGAACTGCTGGACCTGGCATTGAGCGGTCAATCGGTGCTGTAA
- a CDS encoding GntR family transcriptional regulator, with protein MTAHALQRNIAVAALPTMRLVAGNKLSADDIYPRVFEAILEQRIVPASRFTEESLAQSFGVSRSVIRRVLARLAEQHVIILRPNLRAQVAAPDARQVQHILEARRLMEVTVVQLACTHATPPHVRQLRELIARQREADERNQPGAAIRLSGEFHMVLASIAGNGPLAQFLNSLVPLTALVIAQRGHLASDWREQLHIVEALECGDAGAAITSMTRHLDHLQAVLSR; from the coding sequence ATGACCGCCCACGCCTTGCAACGCAACATTGCTGTCGCAGCCCTGCCCACCATGCGCCTGGTGGCTGGCAACAAGCTCTCGGCGGATGATATCTACCCACGCGTGTTCGAGGCCATTCTCGAACAGCGCATCGTCCCGGCCAGCCGCTTCACCGAAGAAAGCCTGGCGCAAAGCTTTGGCGTCAGCCGCAGTGTCATCCGCCGGGTTCTGGCGCGCTTGGCCGAGCAGCACGTGATCATCCTGCGCCCCAACCTTCGCGCCCAGGTGGCAGCGCCAGACGCCCGGCAAGTGCAGCATATTCTCGAAGCTCGGCGCTTGATGGAAGTGACCGTGGTGCAACTGGCCTGCACCCACGCAACCCCGCCCCACGTGCGCCAACTGCGCGAGTTGATTGCCCGGCAACGGGAAGCCGACGAGCGCAATCAACCGGGCGCGGCGATTCGGCTTTCAGGCGAGTTTCATATGGTGTTGGCCAGCATCGCCGGCAACGGACCGTTGGCGCAGTTTCTCAACAGCCTGGTGCCGTTGACCGCGTTGGTCATCGCCCAGCGCGGGCACCTCGCCAGCGATTGGCGTGAGCAGCTGCACATTGTCGAAGCCCTTGAGTGCGGTGATGCCGGTGCCGCCATAACCTCGATGACCCGGCACCTCGATCACCTGCAAGCCGTCTTGAGCCGGTAA
- a CDS encoding FadR/GntR family transcriptional regulator, whose translation MITTSTVVNSVVEKLRAALAQGQWRRGEMLPGQRELAEQLGISRPSLREAVIVLETLGLVRSMPGKGVVVLETSVSEPQASDAVADASLEDILQLRYTLEPFIVGLVAQSISSKEVGQLRLTLMDMREALDAGDSEAGMNAYIAFHEELFALTSNPIFQNVVQQTSNALKQSAQVLRNSPEHLAERLQENDAVVRAIRNKNSALASAEMRRHILMEGQRMGIALNIPDDHLGS comes from the coding sequence GTGATCACCACATCAACTGTTGTCAATTCAGTTGTAGAAAAACTGCGGGCCGCCCTGGCGCAGGGTCAGTGGCGGCGCGGGGAAATGTTGCCCGGGCAACGCGAACTGGCCGAACAATTGGGTATCAGCCGTCCAAGCCTGCGCGAAGCCGTGATTGTGCTGGAAACCCTCGGACTGGTGCGTTCGATGCCCGGCAAAGGCGTGGTCGTGCTGGAAACCAGCGTCAGCGAACCCCAGGCCAGCGACGCTGTGGCCGACGCCAGCCTCGAAGACATCCTGCAACTGCGCTACACCCTGGAGCCCTTTATCGTCGGCCTGGTGGCCCAGTCCATCAGCAGCAAGGAAGTCGGGCAGCTGCGCCTGACCCTGATGGACATGCGCGAAGCCTTGGACGCCGGCGACAGCGAAGCCGGGATGAATGCTTACATCGCCTTCCACGAAGAACTGTTTGCGCTGACCTCCAACCCAATCTTCCAGAACGTGGTGCAGCAGACCAGTAACGCCCTCAAGCAGAGCGCCCAAGTGCTGCGCAACTCACCTGAACACCTGGCGGAGCGCTTGCAGGAAAACGACGCCGTGGTGCGCGCCATTCGCAATAAGAACAGCGCCCTGGCCAGTGCCGAAATGCGCCGCCATATCCTGATGGAAGGCCAGCGCATGGGCATCGCCCTGAACATCCCGGACGACCATCTCGGCAGCTGA
- a CDS encoding C4-dicarboxylate transporter DctA — translation MLRWCSRSIFLQVVIGLILGIVCGLALPEFSSQLKPLGDGFIKLIKMLIGLIVFCVVVSGISGAGDLKKVGRIGLKSVIYFEILTTIALVLGLILAFSTGIGSGANIHLDQLSSAGLNELADRGQHLKGTSQFLMELIPNSVIGAFADNNVLQVLLFSVLFGSALNLVGEAASGISRLINELSHVIFRIMGMIVRLAPIGVFGAIAFTTSTYGLDSLQHLGSLVGLFYLTCVAFVALILGLVMRLSGLRMLPLLKYLREELLIVMGTASSDAVLPQIMRKLEHLGIGSSTVGLVIPTGYSFNLDGFSIYLTLAIVFIANATGTPLSMTDLMTILLVSLITSKGAHGIPGSALVILAATLTAIPAIPVVGLVLVLAVDWFMGIGRALTNLIGNCVATVAIARWEKDIDIQRANKVLDGQQGYAFQTKKPVQPAHQEF, via the coding sequence ATGCTCAGATGGTGCTCGCGTTCGATTTTCCTGCAAGTCGTCATTGGCCTGATCCTTGGCATAGTTTGCGGCTTGGCCCTTCCAGAATTTTCTTCACAACTCAAACCCTTGGGTGATGGCTTCATCAAGCTGATCAAAATGCTGATTGGCTTGATTGTGTTTTGCGTCGTAGTCAGCGGTATCTCTGGCGCCGGCGACTTGAAGAAAGTCGGGCGCATCGGCCTCAAGTCAGTGATCTACTTTGAAATACTGACCACCATTGCCCTGGTGCTGGGCCTGATTCTGGCTTTCAGCACCGGGATCGGCAGCGGCGCCAACATTCATCTGGACCAGCTGTCTTCCGCCGGTCTCAATGAACTGGCCGACCGTGGCCAGCACCTCAAAGGCACCAGCCAGTTTTTGATGGAACTCATCCCCAACTCGGTGATTGGCGCCTTTGCCGACAACAACGTGCTTCAGGTGCTGTTGTTCTCCGTGCTGTTTGGCAGCGCACTGAACCTGGTGGGTGAAGCGGCCTCCGGCATCTCGCGGCTGATCAATGAACTGAGCCATGTGATTTTTCGCATCATGGGCATGATTGTGCGCCTGGCACCCATTGGAGTGTTTGGCGCCATCGCCTTTACCACCAGCACCTACGGACTGGACTCGCTGCAACACCTGGGCAGCCTGGTCGGCTTGTTCTACCTAACGTGCGTCGCCTTTGTCGCATTGATCCTGGGACTGGTGATGCGTCTGTCCGGCTTGCGCATGTTGCCCCTGCTCAAATACCTGCGCGAAGAATTGCTGATCGTGATGGGTACCGCGTCTTCCGACGCGGTGTTGCCACAGATCATGCGTAAACTGGAACACTTGGGTATCGGCAGTTCCACGGTGGGACTGGTGATTCCTACCGGCTACTCGTTCAACCTCGACGGTTTCTCGATCTACCTGACCCTGGCCATCGTATTTATCGCCAATGCCACCGGCACGCCGCTGTCGATGACGGACTTGATGACGATCTTGCTGGTATCGCTGATTACCTCCAAGGGCGCCCACGGGATTCCGGGCTCGGCCCTGGTGATTCTGGCGGCGACGCTGACCGCCATCCCGGCCATTCCGGTGGTAGGCCTGGTGCTGGTGTTGGCGGTGGACTGGTTCATGGGCATTGGTCGCGCGTTGACCAACCTGATCGGCAACTGCGTGGCTACCGTGGCCATTGCCCGCTGGGAAAAGGACATTGATATCCAGCGGGCGAACAAAGTACTCGACGGCCAGCAAGGTTATGCCTTCCAGACCAAGAAGCCGGTGCAGCCGGCGCATCAGGAGTTCTAG
- a CDS encoding DNA-3-methyladenine glycosylase I, whose translation MDLPGLTTHDGATHCSWRQSAPEYAHYHDHEWGVPVGDDIQLFEKICLEGFQAGMAWITILRKRENFRRAFEGFDYQRIARYTEDDIQRLMLDPGIVRNRAKIVSVINNARRACELVAETGSLAAWLWSFEPADAERPARVDLAYWTANPTSIASIRLSKALKKRGWSYVGPTTMYALMQAMGMVNDHLEGCVFRPEIERLRQRFTRP comes from the coding sequence ATGGATCTGCCGGGACTGACAACGCACGATGGTGCCACCCACTGCAGTTGGCGCCAGTCGGCGCCGGAATATGCCCATTACCACGATCACGAGTGGGGCGTGCCGGTTGGCGACGACATTCAGTTGTTCGAGAAAATCTGCCTGGAAGGCTTTCAGGCCGGAATGGCGTGGATCACCATTCTGCGCAAGCGGGAAAACTTCCGGCGGGCATTCGAGGGTTTTGATTATCAACGGATCGCCCGATACACCGAGGACGATATCCAGCGTCTGATGCTCGATCCCGGCATTGTGCGCAATCGGGCGAAGATCGTCTCGGTGATCAACAACGCGCGGCGGGCCTGTGAGCTGGTGGCGGAAACCGGCTCGCTGGCGGCGTGGCTGTGGTCGTTCGAGCCCGCCGACGCCGAGCGTCCCGCGCGGGTCGACCTGGCTTACTGGACAGCCAATCCGACCTCAATCGCCTCGATACGCTTGTCAAAGGCCTTGAAAAAGCGCGGCTGGAGCTATGTCGGCCCGACCACGATGTATGCCTTGATGCAGGCGATGGGCATGGTCAACGATCACTTGGAAGGCTGTGTCTTCCGGCCGGAAATTGAACGCTTGCGGCAACGGTTCACCCGGCCTTGA
- a CDS encoding cupin domain-containing protein translates to MKTLLGTALLLASFSTLAHDPVYNQEKINILQEHPLANVPGKKTIMLTVDYAPGQATAPHSHTGTAVAYVLEGEITSRVNDEKAITYTAGQSFYEPAGSRHFESSNASQTRPAKLLVVMVLDDSAEVLTPLAH, encoded by the coding sequence ATGAAAACGCTTCTCGGCACTGCCCTGCTGCTGGCCTCGTTCAGTACCCTTGCCCACGACCCGGTCTACAACCAGGAGAAAATCAACATACTGCAGGAGCACCCACTCGCCAACGTCCCGGGCAAGAAAACCATCATGCTCACCGTGGACTACGCTCCTGGCCAAGCGACCGCACCCCACAGCCATACCGGCACGGCCGTGGCGTACGTGCTGGAAGGCGAGATCACCTCACGGGTCAACGATGAAAAGGCCATCACCTACACGGCTGGCCAGTCATTCTACGAACCGGCCGGTTCGCGCCATTTCGAATCGAGCAATGCCAGCCAGACCAGACCGGCCAAGTTGCTGGTGGTGATGGTGCTGGATGATAGCGCTGAAGTGCTGACCCCATTGGCGCATTAA
- a CDS encoding PLP-dependent aminotransferase family protein, with the protein MELHVVIKGRKDLVEQLYQQLRTAIESGRLAAGAQLPPSRLLAEQLGVSRKTVSDTYAVLTYEGLLVGKVGRGTFVNAWATRAEQLQRAPDLACADTLAKWQALPFSLGHPDRDNRPRRDFIGGATTRNQFPQDEWRRCTQDALRRIAQSSGFYSQPAGLPALRSAIAGHIAFSRGVKCRDQDIVVTNGAQQALDLIARVALEPGSIVAMEDPGYTPARLIFKAMGATVASVPVDAHGLQVALIPDGTRLIYVTPSHQFPLGMPMSQSRREALLARAVELGAIVIEDDYDSEFRYEGRPTDSLQSMDTQGVVTYVGTFSKTLLPELRLGYAVLPPALFGAVLKAKQLTDQHTSTLPQWALAKFISEGYLLKHIRRCHTVYAGRRERLLARLAGDLAPWFSSVPTVAGFHLATLCKVPIDIALLIKRAHEVDVGLHPLALFFHEVPAQTGLVFGFGAIETLDIDPALDKVRDILLEIG; encoded by the coding sequence ATGGAACTGCACGTCGTTATCAAGGGCCGCAAGGATCTGGTGGAACAGCTTTACCAGCAGCTGCGCACGGCGATCGAGTCAGGTCGCCTGGCAGCCGGTGCGCAACTGCCGCCGAGCCGCCTGTTGGCCGAACAACTGGGGGTCTCGCGCAAGACCGTATCCGACACCTACGCCGTGCTGACCTACGAAGGCCTGCTGGTCGGCAAGGTCGGTCGGGGTACTTTCGTCAATGCCTGGGCGACACGCGCCGAACAGTTGCAACGCGCGCCTGACCTTGCCTGCGCCGACACATTGGCCAAATGGCAAGCCCTGCCCTTTTCCCTGGGCCATCCCGACCGAGACAACCGCCCACGCCGTGACTTTATCGGGGGAGCCACCACCCGCAACCAGTTCCCACAGGATGAATGGCGGCGCTGCACCCAGGATGCCTTGCGCCGTATCGCCCAAAGCAGCGGGTTCTACAGCCAGCCAGCAGGCTTGCCGGCGCTGCGCAGCGCTATCGCCGGTCACATCGCCTTTTCCCGGGGCGTCAAATGCCGGGATCAAGACATCGTGGTGACCAACGGCGCCCAGCAAGCCCTCGACCTGATCGCCCGCGTCGCATTGGAACCGGGCAGTATTGTTGCCATGGAAGACCCCGGCTACACGCCAGCGCGACTGATATTCAAAGCCATGGGCGCGACGGTGGCGAGCGTGCCGGTTGACGCACACGGCCTCCAGGTCGCACTGATTCCCGACGGCACGCGATTGATCTATGTAACGCCCTCCCATCAGTTTCCATTGGGCATGCCCATGAGCCAGTCACGCCGTGAAGCGCTACTGGCGCGGGCCGTCGAACTGGGGGCGATTGTGATCGAGGACGACTATGACAGTGAATTCCGCTACGAGGGCCGCCCCACCGATTCCCTGCAAAGCATGGACACCCAAGGCGTGGTCACCTACGTCGGCACCTTCTCGAAAACCCTGCTGCCGGAGTTGCGCCTCGGCTACGCAGTATTACCGCCGGCCCTCTTCGGCGCGGTGCTCAAAGCCAAGCAACTGACCGACCAACACACCTCGACCTTGCCGCAATGGGCGCTGGCCAAATTCATCAGCGAAGGCTATTTGCTCAAGCACATTCGCCGCTGTCATACGGTATACGCCGGGCGACGCGAGCGCCTTCTCGCACGCCTGGCCGGCGATCTTGCGCCCTGGTTCAGCAGCGTGCCCACCGTGGCCGGCTTCCATCTGGCGACCCTGTGCAAGGTGCCGATAGACATCGCGCTGCTTATCAAGCGAGCACACGAGGTCGACGTGGGGCTGCATCCGCTGGCGCTGTTTTTTCATGAAGTACCGGCACAGACAGGCCTGGTTTTTGGCTTCGGAGCCATCGAAACCCTGGATATCGACCCGGCGCTGGATAAGGTGCGGGATATTCTCCTGGAGATTGGCTAA
- a CDS encoding SDR family oxidoreductase — MSKTQLFDLDGKIAFVSGASRGIGEAIAKLLAQQGAHVIVSSRKIDGCQHVADAIIAAGGKATAIACHIGEMEQISAVFAGIREQFGRLDILVNNAATNPQFCNVLDTDLGAFQKTVDVNIRGYFFMSVEAGKLMRENGGGSIINVASINGISPGHFQGIYSVTKAAVINMTKVFAKECAQFGIRCNALLPGLTDTKFASALVKNDAILKMALQQIPLKRVAAPDEMAGAVLYLASDASSYTTGVALNVDGGFLS; from the coding sequence ATGTCCAAGACTCAGTTGTTCGACCTCGACGGCAAGATCGCTTTTGTTTCCGGTGCAAGCCGCGGTATCGGCGAAGCGATCGCCAAACTGCTGGCCCAGCAAGGCGCGCATGTGATTGTGTCGAGCCGTAAGATCGACGGCTGCCAGCACGTCGCCGACGCGATCATCGCCGCCGGCGGCAAGGCCACGGCGATTGCCTGCCACATCGGCGAGATGGAACAGATCAGCGCGGTGTTCGCCGGCATCCGCGAGCAATTCGGGCGCCTGGATATCCTGGTCAACAACGCGGCCACCAACCCGCAATTCTGCAATGTGCTAGACACTGATCTCGGCGCATTCCAGAAAACCGTCGATGTGAACATTCGCGGCTACTTCTTCATGTCCGTGGAAGCCGGCAAGCTGATGCGCGAAAACGGCGGCGGCAGCATCATCAACGTGGCCTCGATCAATGGTATTTCCCCTGGGCATTTCCAGGGCATCTATTCGGTGACCAAGGCCGCGGTCATCAACATGACCAAGGTCTTCGCCAAGGAGTGCGCGCAGTTCGGCATTCGCTGCAACGCGCTGCTGCCGGGACTGACCGACACCAAGTTCGCCTCGGCGCTGGTGAAGAACGATGCGATCCTGAAAATGGCCCTGCAACAGATTCCACTCAAGCGCGTCGCCGCGCCGGATGAAATGGCCGGTGCGGTGCTGTACCTGGCCAGCGATGCCTCAAGCTACACCACCGGCGTAGCGTTGAATGTGGACGGTGGTTTCCTGTCCTGA